In Deinococcus detaillensis, one DNA window encodes the following:
- a CDS encoding PadR family transcriptional regulator, translating to MSSSVPNSPDANLLRGHLDLILLSIIQGQPKYGLEISKQAQERTHGYFDLKVGSLYPALHRLEKAGFVRGEFQPAPRSGSPVKVYALTESGERELEARRREFETFSKQVGKLWQLGSSELGGTA from the coding sequence ATGTCCAGTTCCGTACCTAACTCGCCCGACGCCAATTTGCTGCGCGGCCACCTCGACCTCATTTTGCTGAGCATCATTCAGGGGCAGCCCAAATACGGCCTGGAAATCAGCAAGCAGGCGCAGGAGCGCACCCATGGCTACTTCGATTTGAAAGTCGGCAGCTTGTATCCGGCGCTGCACCGCTTGGAAAAAGCCGGATTCGTGCGCGGCGAATTTCAGCCGGCTCCGCGCAGTGGCAGCCCCGTCAAGGTCTACGCCCTGACCGAAAGCGGCGAGCGCGAACTGGAGGCCAGGCGGCGGGAGTTTGAAACGTTCAGCAAGCAAGTCGGCAAGTTGTGGCAACTGGGTTCGTCAGAACTGGGAGGCACAGCATGA
- the pulA gene encoding pullulanase-type alpha-1,6-glucosidase, with product MQRLATLLTFALAVSAAAQSALPANTVRIHYQRSDTQYDAWGLHVWEDTSATVTWDKPLKIAGKDDFGVYWDVPLKPNPVKLGLIVHSGDKKDADKDLFMNLGLGHELWLKSGSANVAYTKAGPFTVDATQAVIAQAAPAPAPTAAAATIPAGNARINYYRPDGKYDGWGLHVWDGAKAPTEWTKPLAQTGKNDFGVYWDVPTVEGWTKLNFIIHKGDDKDPGPDQSLPASSGNQAWIISGSPAVNTARPDTSVRPVGDLSQQQAIWLTRDTLAVKPTLLANGALLNLYSSTAGDLKLTPAGVTGGENLPLVRSDAGDQLSAVLKTKYPYLANYAVVKLRPEDAGKVAAALRGQLAISSTGLDDKLIDATGVQLWGALDDLFGYTGPLGVTWAGSIPTLTVWAPTAQDVKVLVTVGGQTKTVAMKAGDKGSWSVTGDAGWKNAPYRYQVTVYAPTTGKVETNVVSDPYSIGLTADGQQSLVTDLSDTAQKPAGWDTLKKPLLNSVGDLNFYELHLRDFSVADVTVPAAERGTYLAFTQPNSDGMKHLKALADAGLKAVHLLPTFDIASLPKDKASWKSPGDLSKLPPASEEQQAAVSAVRDQDGFNWGYDPYHYMTPEGTYAVNPDQRTKEYRSMVMALNAAGLRVVQDVVFNHTAASGEADKSVLDKVVPGYYHRLDVNGVVANSTCCSNTATEHTMMRRLMIDTLVLEAKQYRVDGFRFDLMGHHLVSDMQAARAALDALTLAKDDVDGKQIYLYGEGWDFGEVAGNARGVNATQVNLYGQGIGTFNDRIRDAVRGGNPFGGLQDQGFATGLLTLPNGQPQNTDKAKLLKLTDQIKVALSGNLRDFKFVDNTGKTVTGAQVPYGDAPTGYAASPRETINYVSAHDNQTLWDAVLLKAPLSATTAERVRMQNLAYSLVLLGQGMPFIHAGDELLRSKSFDTDSYNSGDWFNEIAWTGADNGFGRGLPIAEKNKDQWNIYRPLLSNAALKVTAADRTRASDNLRELLSIRNSSPLFRLPTAQAVQNQLSFLNAGPAQTPGIIVMKLSGGTAPYKSVLVVFNASNAVYTLKDASLTPLKLDLHPVLKASSDAAVKQSTASGDTVSVPGLTTAVFVGK from the coding sequence ATGCAACGACTTGCGACGCTCCTGACGTTCGCGCTGGCGGTTTCGGCTGCCGCCCAGAGCGCTCTCCCCGCCAATACCGTCCGCATTCACTACCAGCGTTCCGACACCCAGTACGACGCCTGGGGCCTGCACGTCTGGGAAGACACCAGCGCTACGGTGACCTGGGACAAACCCCTCAAGATTGCGGGCAAAGACGACTTCGGCGTCTACTGGGATGTGCCGCTCAAGCCTAACCCCGTCAAGCTGGGCCTGATCGTCCATTCCGGCGACAAAAAGGACGCGGACAAAGACCTGTTCATGAATCTGGGACTGGGCCATGAGTTGTGGCTCAAGTCGGGCAGTGCCAACGTGGCTTACACCAAGGCCGGGCCGTTCACCGTGGACGCGACTCAGGCGGTCATTGCTCAAGCCGCGCCAGCACCCGCGCCCACGGCTGCCGCAGCCACCATTCCGGCTGGTAACGCCCGCATCAACTATTACCGCCCCGACGGCAAGTACGACGGCTGGGGACTGCACGTCTGGGACGGCGCGAAAGCCCCGACCGAGTGGACCAAACCGCTGGCGCAGACCGGCAAAAATGATTTCGGGGTGTACTGGGACGTGCCCACTGTGGAAGGCTGGACCAAATTGAACTTCATCATCCACAAAGGCGACGACAAAGACCCCGGCCCCGACCAGAGCTTGCCCGCCAGCAGCGGCAATCAAGCCTGGATTATCAGCGGTAGCCCAGCGGTCAATACTGCCCGGCCCGACACCAGCGTGCGGCCCGTGGGCGACCTCAGCCAGCAGCAGGCGATCTGGCTGACCCGCGACACCCTCGCCGTCAAGCCCACGCTCTTGGCGAACGGTGCATTGCTCAACCTCTATTCCAGCACAGCGGGTGACCTCAAGCTGACCCCGGCGGGCGTCACTGGCGGCGAGAACTTGCCCCTGGTGCGCTCAGATGCGGGCGACCAACTCAGCGCGGTCCTCAAAACCAAGTACCCGTATCTGGCCAATTATGCGGTGGTCAAGCTACGCCCCGAGGATGCGGGCAAGGTGGCGGCGGCCCTGCGCGGGCAACTGGCGATCAGCAGCACTGGCCTGGACGACAAGCTGATAGACGCAACGGGCGTGCAACTCTGGGGCGCACTGGACGACTTGTTTGGTTACACCGGGCCACTGGGCGTGACCTGGGCGGGCAGCATTCCGACGCTGACGGTCTGGGCACCCACCGCGCAGGACGTCAAGGTGCTGGTGACGGTGGGCGGTCAGACCAAAACTGTTGCGATGAAAGCCGGAGACAAGGGCAGTTGGAGCGTGACCGGCGACGCGGGCTGGAAGAATGCCCCCTACCGCTATCAGGTCACGGTCTACGCGCCTACCACGGGCAAAGTGGAAACCAATGTCGTGTCCGACCCGTACTCTATTGGCCTGACCGCCGACGGGCAACAATCGCTCGTGACCGATCTCAGCGATACAGCACAGAAACCGGCAGGCTGGGACACCCTCAAGAAGCCGCTACTGAACTCGGTGGGCGACTTGAATTTCTACGAACTCCACCTGCGCGATTTCAGCGTGGCCGACGTCACCGTTCCCGCCGCTGAGCGCGGCACCTATCTGGCGTTCACCCAGCCGAACAGCGACGGAATGAAGCACCTCAAGGCTCTGGCCGACGCGGGCCTCAAGGCCGTTCACCTGCTGCCGACCTTCGACATCGCCTCGCTGCCCAAAGACAAAGCAAGTTGGAAAAGCCCCGGCGACCTCTCCAAGCTCCCGCCCGCCAGCGAGGAGCAACAGGCCGCCGTCAGCGCCGTCAGAGATCAGGACGGCTTCAACTGGGGTTACGACCCCTACCACTACATGACGCCGGAAGGTACTTACGCGGTTAACCCTGATCAGCGCACCAAGGAGTACCGCTCAATGGTCATGGCGCTCAACGCGGCGGGCCTGCGCGTCGTGCAGGACGTGGTGTTCAACCACACCGCCGCCAGCGGCGAGGCCGATAAGAGCGTGCTGGATAAGGTCGTGCCGGGCTATTACCACCGCCTCGACGTCAACGGCGTGGTCGCCAACTCGACTTGCTGCTCCAACACCGCCACCGAACACACCATGATGCGCCGCCTGATGATCGATACGCTGGTGCTGGAGGCCAAACAGTACAGGGTGGACGGCTTCCGCTTCGACTTGATGGGCCACCATCTGGTCAGCGACATGCAGGCCGCCCGCGCCGCGCTGGACGCTTTGACGCTGGCCAAAGACGACGTGGACGGCAAGCAGATCTACCTCTACGGCGAGGGCTGGGACTTCGGTGAGGTGGCTGGGAACGCACGCGGCGTCAACGCCACCCAGGTCAATTTGTACGGGCAGGGCATCGGCACCTTCAACGACCGGATTCGGGACGCGGTGCGCGGCGGCAATCCGTTCGGCGGGCTGCAAGATCAGGGCTTCGCGACGGGGTTGTTGACCCTGCCCAACGGCCAGCCGCAGAACACAGACAAGGCGAAACTTCTCAAACTCACCGATCAGATCAAAGTGGCTCTCAGCGGCAACTTGCGCGACTTCAAGTTCGTGGACAATACGGGCAAAACCGTGACCGGAGCGCAGGTTCCTTACGGCGACGCGCCCACCGGCTACGCGGCCAGCCCCCGCGAGACCATCAACTATGTCTCGGCACACGACAACCAGACGCTGTGGGACGCGGTGCTTCTCAAAGCGCCCCTGAGTGCCACCACCGCTGAGCGGGTCAGGATGCAGAATCTGGCCTACAGCTTGGTGCTGCTGGGTCAGGGCATGCCGTTCATCCACGCGGGCGACGAACTCTTGCGCTCAAAAAGCTTTGACACCGACAGCTACAACAGTGGCGACTGGTTTAACGAAATCGCTTGGACGGGAGCCGACAACGGCTTCGGGCGCGGCCTACCCATCGCCGAGAAAAACAAAGACCAGTGGAACATCTACCGCCCGCTGCTCTCCAATGCGGCCCTCAAGGTGACGGCGGCTGACCGGACGCGGGCCTCAGACAACTTGCGTGAACTGCTGAGCATCCGCAATTCCAGCCCACTGTTCCGACTGCCCACCGCTCAGGCTGTGCAAAATCAACTGAGCTTCCTGAACGCTGGCCCCGCGCAGACGCCCGGCATCATCGTGATGAAGCTCAGCGGCGGGACTGCGCCGTACAAGAGCGTGCTGGTGGTGTTCAATGCCAGCAATGCGGTCTACACCCTCAAAGACGCCAGCCTGACGCCGCTCAAGCTGGACTTGCATCCAGTCCTGAAAGCCAGTTCGGACGCGGCGGTGAAGCAGAGCACCGCCAGCGGCGACACGGTGAGCGTGCCGGGGCTGACGACGGCGGTATTCGTCGGGAAGTGA
- a CDS encoding ornithine cyclodeaminase family protein, with protein MKLLTDADVYRFPVAQAVKSMRTALLLHASGHLTAPPRLRAAGLTFTVGETPDAFGFRAYPNVETPLEEQLVAVWNAQGQVEGVIVGSALGPLRTSALGAVATDVLSRPEASRLGLIGSGIQAKAHALAVATVRPLSRILIYSRDAVHREKLAAELMALGLPAKATASAEQVCTESELLTLATSSAKPVIRAEWVRPGTHVCTLGPKEKERHEFPPELAERCALIVTDSPAQLGALSGAAVRALGGYVQNPPSRRPEDITLFLSVGLAGTEVVLAQELLRFAQP; from the coding sequence ATGAAGCTTCTCACCGACGCCGACGTTTACCGCTTTCCCGTTGCCCAGGCGGTAAAGTCCATGCGGACTGCTTTGCTGTTGCACGCTTCCGGACACCTGACCGCCCCGCCGCGTCTGAGAGCCGCTGGACTGACTTTCACGGTGGGCGAGACGCCGGACGCTTTCGGCTTCCGAGCTTACCCCAACGTGGAAACGCCGCTGGAGGAGCAACTGGTGGCCGTCTGGAACGCTCAGGGGCAGGTGGAGGGTGTGATTGTGGGAAGCGCCCTGGGGCCGCTGCGAACATCAGCGTTGGGCGCGGTGGCAACGGATGTGCTGTCTCGCCCCGAAGCTTCGAGGTTGGGCCTGATCGGCAGCGGCATTCAGGCGAAGGCGCACGCTCTGGCCGTCGCCACCGTGCGCCCGCTCTCGCGTATTTTGATTTACAGTCGTGACGCGGTCCACCGAGAGAAGCTGGCGGCGGAATTGATGGCGTTGGGTCTGCCCGCCAAAGCCACCGCAAGTGCCGAGCAGGTCTGTACTGAGAGCGAGTTGCTGACCCTGGCGACCAGCAGCGCCAAGCCTGTCATTCGGGCCGAGTGGGTGCGTCCCGGCACGCACGTCTGCACATTGGGGCCGAAGGAAAAAGAACGTCACGAGTTTCCGCCGGAACTGGCCGAGCGCTGTGCCCTGATCGTCACAGACAGCCCGGCGCAATTGGGGGCCCTCTCCGGCGCGGCAGTACGGGCGCTCGGCGGGTATGTCCAGAACCCGCCGTCCCGCCGACCAGAGGACATCACCCTCTTCCTGTCGGTGGGGTTGGCGGGCACGGAGGTGGTGCTGGCGCAAGAACTCCTGCGGTTCGCTCAGCCCTGA
- a CDS encoding DUF4357 domain-containing protein produces the protein MSAKHSKTVHGRIAQVVQNIQHWLALHPNPGEAVVRQTIVLPLLQAAGFDIWNPAEVIPEETDKGGFRPDLLVVVGQHQFVLELKGMNVGLHDKDYQQVASYAGGKGIRWALLTDGRVWVVIDEHMQGPYSERIVLKLELVQKAAGVFADDLSAVLDAASWMSGAFETRLLEVQQTQQKRRDDAQIHSQKRPIVENVQKKYGIDTFENAAEAAVKMGLTTEAERDVLLGAVQSQLPSPATVEPKKLETEESKWRPKAQPSKVAKFSVPKSDAPTLPALSEIAFRYRPGQADAQAVYLPELGKWVIQAGSITTAEVKEYAISVVKRRQTMLEAGEVLLLEDGRLRYLKNVEYTSPSTAADDISGASKNGWIVWMDEQGRPAQYHRPPKG, from the coding sequence ATGTCCGCCAAACACAGCAAAACCGTTCATGGGCGTATAGCTCAGGTCGTTCAGAATATTCAGCACTGGCTGGCGCTGCACCCCAATCCGGGTGAGGCGGTGGTGCGGCAGACTATCGTGCTACCGCTCCTGCAAGCGGCGGGCTTCGACATCTGGAATCCGGCGGAGGTGATTCCCGAGGAAACCGACAAGGGCGGCTTTCGGCCCGATTTGCTGGTGGTGGTGGGTCAGCATCAATTCGTGCTTGAACTCAAAGGGATGAATGTGGGCCTGCACGACAAGGATTATCAGCAGGTCGCCTCCTACGCAGGAGGCAAGGGTATCCGCTGGGCGCTGCTGACAGATGGCCGGGTGTGGGTGGTCATTGACGAGCACATGCAAGGCCCATATTCAGAGCGCATCGTCTTGAAACTCGAATTGGTTCAGAAAGCTGCTGGGGTGTTCGCCGATGATCTCTCTGCCGTGCTGGACGCGGCAAGCTGGATGAGCGGTGCGTTTGAGACTCGGCTCTTGGAAGTCCAGCAGACTCAGCAAAAGCGGCGCGACGACGCTCAAATTCACTCGCAAAAGCGTCCGATTGTCGAAAATGTTCAAAAAAAGTATGGGATAGACACCTTTGAAAATGCGGCTGAGGCAGCGGTCAAAATGGGCTTGACCACTGAGGCCGAGCGCGACGTGCTGCTGGGCGCGGTGCAGAGTCAGCTGCCCAGTCCAGCCACGGTGGAACCCAAGAAGTTAGAAACTGAAGAAAGCAAGTGGCGGCCCAAGGCACAGCCCAGCAAGGTCGCCAAGTTCTCTGTGCCCAAGTCAGATGCGCCTACCCTGCCTGCGCTAAGCGAAATTGCCTTCCGTTACCGGCCCGGACAAGCAGATGCTCAGGCAGTTTATCTTCCCGAACTGGGTAAGTGGGTGATCCAGGCAGGCAGCATTACCACCGCTGAGGTCAAGGAGTACGCCATATCTGTAGTCAAACGCCGTCAAACCATGTTGGAAGCGGGTGAAGTTCTTCTGCTAGAAGACGGGCGGCTGCGTTATCTCAAGAATGTGGAGTACACCTCGCCAAGCACAGCGGCAGACGATATTTCTGGCGCTTCTAAAAACGGTTGGATCGTCTGGATGGACGAGCAGGGCCGCCCCGCTCAATATCACCGGCCCCCAAAGGGATGA
- a CDS encoding GH39 family glycosyl hydrolase, with protein MLLNARLSALLALSLGLAAAAPATLVLGSGTPMPLPPSVIGGFNYGNWMPVVEAKKDLRSVAPTLLRFPGGNVGDENDLTAASLVPLKSNLELLTTGPTPPALMVQTRVFGGKPGAKNQPQDAAQAAKDAQAANLKVAYWEIGNEPDLYSVNRGDVTWTPQRYCATFRAQRQAILQVDPSAKFAGPAVSNTGDKAASFLEQFVKGCGDIVDLLTWHEYPTDGLSSDADALASVSVIDRDVKRFRALMDSQSGNPLGYTRRTPLGVTEYSLSYVSGRPRHLSDQVGALWAAEATLRLAENGASVAAYFALQATGGHGLVDLAGIPRPTLYAFQQLHAFTGSGLPISSDNPALWTHAAQDGPLLTVLVTNTAAEAHSLTAALPGYQLVGGKTFTQKTVDDENEMIRLPLSATLDLPALSLTRLVYKKQ; from the coding sequence ATGTTGCTCAATGCTCGACTCTCCGCGCTGCTTGCTCTTTCGCTGGGCCTCGCCGCTGCCGCGCCCGCCACACTGGTGCTGGGCAGCGGCACGCCGATGCCGCTGCCGCCCAGCGTGATCGGCGGTTTCAATTACGGCAACTGGATGCCGGTGGTGGAAGCCAAAAAAGACCTGCGGAGCGTGGCCCCGACTCTCCTGCGCTTTCCCGGCGGCAACGTAGGCGACGAGAATGACCTGACGGCGGCCAGTTTGGTGCCGCTCAAATCCAACTTGGAACTGCTGACCACCGGCCCGACCCCGCCTGCCCTGATGGTGCAGACCCGCGTGTTCGGCGGCAAGCCGGGAGCCAAAAACCAACCTCAAGACGCTGCTCAAGCCGCCAAGGACGCGCAGGCCGCCAATCTCAAGGTGGCGTACTGGGAGATCGGCAACGAACCTGATTTGTATTCGGTCAATCGTGGCGACGTGACTTGGACGCCTCAGCGCTACTGCGCCACCTTCCGGGCGCAGCGTCAGGCCATTTTGCAGGTCGACCCGTCCGCCAAGTTCGCGGGGCCAGCAGTGTCGAATACCGGCGATAAAGCCGCCAGCTTTCTGGAGCAGTTTGTCAAGGGCTGCGGTGACATCGTGGACTTGCTGACTTGGCACGAATACCCCACCGACGGCCTGTCCAGCGACGCGGACGCGCTGGCCAGCGTTTCAGTGATTGACCGCGACGTGAAGCGCTTTCGGGCGCTGATGGACAGCCAGAGCGGCAACCCGCTGGGCTACACCCGCCGCACGCCGCTGGGCGTCACCGAATACAGCTTGTCGTACGTGTCGGGTCGCCCGCGCCACCTGAGTGACCAAGTCGGAGCGCTGTGGGCCGCTGAAGCCACCTTGCGGCTGGCCGAGAATGGCGCGTCGGTGGCCGCTTACTTTGCGCTGCAAGCCACCGGCGGGCACGGCTTGGTGGACTTGGCGGGCATCCCGAGGCCCACCCTCTACGCCTTCCAGCAGCTTCACGCTTTTACCGGAAGCGGGCTGCCCATCAGCAGCGACAACCCGGCCCTCTGGACCCACGCGGCGCAGGACGGACCACTGTTGACCGTGCTGGTGACGAATACCGCCGCTGAGGCGCACTCGCTCACCGCCGCGCTGCCGGGCTATCAGCTCGTCGGCGGTAAGACCTTTACCCAAAAAACAGTGGACGACGAAAACGAAATGATCCGTCTGCCGCTGTCCGCCACTCTGGATTTGCCCGCTCTCTCACTGACCCGGCTGGTCTACAAAAAGCAGTAA